In Spinacia oleracea cultivar Varoflay chromosome 5, BTI_SOV_V1, whole genome shotgun sequence, a single window of DNA contains:
- the LOC110778899 gene encoding uncharacterized protein isoform X8: MLVYGALTRYRSLSSKSESKGSCDMSKRPELIDRTDFDRAVGKNSSDDDEVNDSKRKVELAWLTKALEPALQLCRWAFPGNGSESKIPPSSHSIAEIIASIQRSKTGIQDWSLADLTIGLYLMYLRQASATPHEDVKGAQITSASVVEDLIYHLELARGSYRDTPAGLARLSMLRESNILKFIRNSSVMRPGYYIGIDPRRKLVILGIRGTHTVYDLVTDIVSTSDGDVTFEGYSTHFGTAEAARWFLNHEMGTIKKCLHKHEGFRLRLVGHSLGASTASLLAMMLRKKSATELGFDPSTVTAVGIAPPPCVSKELAESCCDYVSTVVMQDDIVPRLSVASLARLRNEIIQTDLVENSENNGEGWKVGVILSLMSVLEKEDWKSAMELLMNAKLVMSSVQDVARKVADYANFRSRTNHSGQIIIPQSPNQLLLSRINNKIPL, translated from the exons ATGCTCGTATATGGCGCTCTTACCAGGTATCGGTCACTATCGTCAAAGTCTGAAAGTAAAGGTTCGTGTGATATGTCTAAGAGGCCTGAGCTCATTGATAGGACAGACTTTGATCGCGCAGTTGGAAAGAACAGCTCTGATGATGATGAAGTGAATGATAGTAAGCGGAAGGTGGAACTTGCATGGCTTACAAAGGCACTTGAACCTGCTCTACAGCTTTGTAGGTGGGCTTTCCCAG GAAATGGTTCTGAAAGCAAGATTCCACCTAGTAGTCATTCAATTGCTGAAATTATTGCCAGTATCCAGAGAAGTAAGACTGGAATACAAGACTGGAGCCTTGCTGATCTCACAATTGGACTGTACCTTATGTATCTTCGTCAAGCATCTGCAACTCCACATGAAGATGTCAAGGGTGCTCAAATCACCTCAGCATCCGTG GTAGAAGACCTTATATATCACTTGGAATTAGCTAGAGGATCGTATAGGGACACACCTGCAGGCCTCGCCAGATTAAGCATGCTTCGAGAAAGTAATATCCTAAAATTTATCAGGAATTCCAGCGTGATGAGACCTGGCTATTACATTGGTATTGATCCGCGCAGAAAACTTGTAATTCTTGGCATCCGTGGAACTCATACAGTATATGACCTTGTAACTGATATTGTGTCAACAAGTGATGGAGATGTCACCTTCGAAGGTTACTCAACCCACTTTGGTACTGCTGAAGCTGCTCGCTGGTTTCTGAATCATGAAATGGGAACGATAAAGAAGTGCTTGCATAAACACGAG GGTTTTAGGTTGCGGTTGGTGGGGCATTCTCTTGGAGCTTCTACAGCTTCTTTATTGGCAATGATGCTTCGTAAAAAATCAGCCACAGAGCTAGGATTTGATCCCAGTACTGTAACTGCTGTTGGGATTGCTCCTCCTCCTTGTGTGTCCAAAGAGCTCGCTGAAAGCTGCTGTGATTATGTCAGCACTGTTGTCATGCAG GATGACATTGTTCCTCGGTTGAGTGTTGCTTCTTTGGCAAGGCTGAGGAATGAAATAATTCAAACCGACTT GGTCGAAAATTCTGAGAATAATGGGGAAGGTTGGAAAGTGGGAGTCATATTGTCCTT GATGAGTGTCTTGGAGAAGGAAGATTGGAAAAGTGCTATGGAACTCCTCATGAATGCAAAACTGGTCATGTCTTCAGTACAAGATGTAGCTCGGAAAGTGGCTGATTATGCAAATTTTAGAAGCAGAACCAACCACTCTG